A portion of the Pomacea canaliculata isolate SZHN2017 linkage group LG13, ASM307304v1, whole genome shotgun sequence genome contains these proteins:
- the LOC112554563 gene encoding uncharacterized protein LOC112554563: MTPAAVQVKVCHLIEMRRQVFFVLLIMLGAGLGQNLLDNPSFEGDLRGSWENNGFLMERVSGDTVDGNFALKASYRDRDLEGPLQTLYGLKPNGRYETSVYVKLLNDNSSVLWQTIKITMQFGFTNSGDIGTYVIAMRSLCDSSMGWILVNGSMNAPVREFKFVRYAIRGPDPGVNFLVDHASLYEVPENTNWLAESHINIDKYRKSNLSIR, from the exons ATGACTCCAGCGGCTGTTCAGGTGAAG GTTTGTCATTTGATCGAGATGAGGCGCCAAGTCTTCTTCGTGCTGCTGATAATGTTGGGGGCGGGTCTGGGTCAGAACCTGCTGGACAACCCCAGCTTCGAGGGGGACCTGAGGGGCTCGTGGGAGAACAATGGGTTCCTGATGGAGCGCGTGAGTGGCGACACGGTGGACGGTAACTTCGCACTGAAGGCCTCTTACCG GGATCGTGATTTAGAGGGCCCACTCCAGACGTTGTACGGTTTAAAACCCAACGGTCGATACGAAACGAGCGTCTATGTGAAACTGCTCAATGACAACAGCAGTGTTCTATGGCAGACGATCAAGATCACCATGCAGTTTGGGTTTACAAATTCAG GAGATATAGGCACCTATGTCATTGCGATGAGGAGTCTCTGCGACTCTTCCATGGGCTGGATCCTGGTGAATGGTAGTATGAACGCGCCGGTAAGAG AATTCAAATTTGTGCGGTACGCAATACGAGGCCCTGATCCTGGTGTGAATTTTCTGGTGGACCACGCATCTCTGTATGAAGTCCCCGAGAACACCAACTGGTTAGCTGAGTCGCACATCAACATAGACAAGTACAGAAAATCCAACCTCAGCATTAGGTAA
- the LOC112554388 gene encoding HAUS augmin-like complex subunit 6 has product MDASLKRPTASGDDSFGSRGLDSKHLFFTNLQLLGFDAAAMEMKYRIPFNKDMFNLPNKTGSEAVLYFLFSRLNPVMCRQEFRDCWPIVDKKAETQFRRLCCMWLQNIQKDEADSNLPRINASLFLSPGGEKFCQLIFYFSVYVLRHVMKTEAGIKEEELLHRPVITPQNRELFPAILKTVQCESIRSRKILLLTLRVLNAARQEWQEYSEELVKEIRLLTKRIQELQYRKQKEMYKLTQKISIGSPKPKFQPSTGSDIDVNAYAAECAQRVQRVRKMWKSIEHFIESTAEQREIVSSVINRTQQRCVIDAADIKVSVPHFLLKECELEIRRRQVDNIYEGGQLNLLSLLHLWNQALIMYINYLQSVGLRDLSNEAAHLKTQKATLQAYISNAASLRETVSKQLPQKKERVLLFFRRQFHSGTILSQGLGLQAPSPPVTFDPPEGHSGTTPTGQLLRLTPEYENTLRLP; this is encoded by the exons ATGGATGCGAGTTTGAAACGGCCTACAGCATCTGGAGATGATTCCTTTGGTTCCCGTGGCTTGGACTCAAAGCATCTTTTCTTCACTAACCTGCAATTACTGGGATTTGATGCTGCAGCAATGGAAATGAAGTATAGAATTCCATTCAACAA GGATATGTTCAATTTGCCCAACAAGACTGGATCTGAAGCAGTGCTGTACTTCCTCTTTAGCCGCTTGAACCCTGTCatgtgcagacaagaatttag AGACTGTTGGCCTATTGTTGACAAAAAAGCTGAAACCCAATTTCGACGGCTCTGTTGTATGTGGCTACAGAATATCCAAAAg GATGAGGCTGACAGCAATTTACCACGCATTAATGCATCACTGTTCCTGTCACCTGGAGGAGAAAAGTTCTGCCAGTTAATATTCTActttagtgtgtatgtgttacgCCATGTCATGAAAACAGAGGCTG GGATAAAAGAGGAAGAATTGTTGCATCGTCCTGTAATCACTCCTCAGAATCGTGAGCTGTTCCCTGCTATTCTTAAAACAGTGCAGTGTGAAAGTATCCGAAGTAGAAAAATTCTGTTGCTTACCTTGCGAGTCCTTAATGCTGCAAGACAAGAGTGGCAAGAATATTCAGA GGAGTTGGTAAAAGAGATTCGCCTGCTGACCAAAAGAATTCAAGAACTTCAATATCGTAAGCAGAAGGAGATGTACAAACTTACTCAAAAGATCTCCATTGGGAG CCCCAAGCCAAAATTTCAACCATCTACTGGTTCAGACATAGATGTGAATGCATATGCTGCAGAGTGTGCTCAACGAGTTCAACGG GTACGAAAAATGTGGAAGAGTATTGAACATTTCATTGAGAGTACGGCTGAACAGCGAGAGATAGTCTCCTCTGTCATAAACAGGACACAACAGCGTTGTGTCATTGATGCAGCAGATATAAAAGTCAGTGTTCCACATTTCCTGCTCAAAGAATGTGAGCTGGAAATAAGAAGG CGACAAGTAGACAACATATATGAGGGTGGGCAGCTCAATCTTCTGAGCCTTTTGCACCTTTGGAACCAGGCCCTGATTATGTACATAAATTACCTACAATCAG TGGGGCTGAGAGATCTGAGCAATGAAGCTGCTCACCTGAAAACACAGAAAGCTACATTACAAGCTTACATTTCCAATGCTGCTTCATTAAG gGAAACAGTGTCCAAACAgctgccacaaaaaaaagaaagagtattGCTGTTCTTTCGCAGACAGTTTCACAGTGGAACAATA CTGTCCCAGGGCCTTGGTCTCCAAGCACCATCTCCTCCTGTGACTTTTGACCCACCAGAAGGCCACAGTGGAACAACCCCAACAGGACAATTATTAAGACTGACTCCAGAATACG aGAACACCCTGAGGCTGCCATGA
- the LOC112554389 gene encoding uncharacterized protein LOC112554389 produces the protein MTSQENHVFHQQNKESQHPIQCPKCSHCHKIKIQKLLKGKSTTLQPRIIRHVSRQRVTDNFPAKHKGIPKVRPSSYRQQQPLASTPEKKRPGEANNSVKVLHSSRDDLFKVKNNKSDNAHNLLIDKVVNAVMQEDKGHKNHLQDPVMLSTFSPSLVKDQSAEQNAFLKHDLIHRSPLEQDIRLVSSSYSQSKTFEIGVAERAGSDVSSEKLMEDNLPPDVTHPTAKECSFSTSFDEDSFGEEISNATVAESGLLADSKKLKNEMVTAGKQLLVQTDPLDQYADVGTETGIRDECYTESWHYKTATDINEVSKEEEEEGVSLMDNNSPDLTASNPKPKFQPSTGSDIDVNAYAAECAQRVQRVRKMWKSIEHFIESTAEQREIVSSVINRTQQRCVIDAADIKVSVPHFLLKECELEIRRRQVDNIYEGGQLNLLSLLHLWNQALIMYINYLQSVGLRDLSNEAAHLKTQKAALQAYISNAASLSNQSALRESVKSMVLVVAAGFVLEVLLQFHSGTILSQGLGLQAPSPPVTFDPPEGHSGTTPTGQLLRLTPEYENTPEAAMSIAKAISTSSRRNIAKEFHPTAFGLETQNTSSNNSNRFPQEEMTSQRESRVPSAKQGSQHPHSVSKMQSLPQNKNTKLLKGKSTTLQPRIIRHVSRQRVTDNFPAKHKGTPKVRPSSYRQQQPLASTPEKKRPGEASNSVKVLHSSRDDLFKVKNNKSDNAHNLLIDKVVNAVMQEDKGHKNHLQDPVILSTFSPSLVKDQSAAEEDHFKVGASPSQDPFSTPKNTPRFSGSRTKLQQQEATSNHTSFSHQTDAEDWNVENPTIAFEQNAFLKHDLIHRSPLEQDIRRMWQDMITDTERAGSDVSSEKLMEDNLPPDVTSPTVTSLNKSFVKTGSSISSGTSRSCLWSPAHSSSSGEDHPNFIKINEKDDVTPHSSFLAVAVKEMSTKNVVDLDTDDPVLDDTLIGKGVLFSTSFDEDSLEGVNYAEQVNTWEELTSALYEAAEDLGAESEGKDEDLKSFDVTDLFPEKSSNATVTESGLLADSKKLKNEMVTAGKQLLVQTDPTLDKYADLGTETGIRDECTPKPGQTLQQSDTRSYSANTVSQDASKNFPKNYVSDEGEDVELARTSSLVISSSTAKSASELDKSSAGQVHNSLTKDSAIKKVEFTSHASSLPTAPAVSCLDDLPDDSSHQVSSLWALDDSFTPLQSGLLLEGKSPMRCQAQQINVCLPASSGESTKTAPEFELSSDGDDKDIMARVSKLRLMAAQALQNCQDINEVSKDEEEEGVSLNGATTLQTSQHQSEFVGKDNSHYSASDHLDIFDQDDSVLLPASPS, from the exons ATGACTTCACAAGAGAATCACGTGTTCCATCAGCAAAACAAGGAAAGTCAACACCCCATTCAGTGTCCAAAATGCAGTCATtgccacaaaataaaaatacaaaaacttcTCAAAGGGAAGAGCACTACTTTGCAACCAAGAatcatcagacatgtcagtcgGCAGAGAGTGACAGACAACTTTCCTGCAAAGCAT AAAGGGATTCCGAAGGTGAGGCCATCCTCCTACAGACAGCAACAACCTCTGGCCAGTACACCAGAGAAAAAGCGACCAGGGGAAGCTAACAACTCTGTCAAGGTTTTGCATTCATCAAGAGATGatctttttaaagtcaagaaCAACAAGAGTGATAATGCACACAACTTACTTATTGATAAG GTTGTTAATGCAGTCATGCAAGAAGATAAAGGACATAAAAATCATCTGCAGGATCCTGTAATGCTTTCCACTTTTTCGCCATCTCTTGTTAAAGACCAGAGTGCAG AGCAGAATGCCTTCCTCAAACATGACTTGATTCACCGCAGCCCTCTGGAGCAGGATATACGGC TTGTTTCCAGCAGCTACAGCCAGagcaaaacatttgaaattggTGTAGCAG AGAGAGCTGGGTCTGACGTCAGTTCAGAGAAGCTGATGGAAGACAATCTGCCTCCTGATGTGACTCACCCCACT GCAAAGGAGTGCTCTTTTTCCACTTCATTTGATGAAGATTCCTTTGGAGA AGAAATCTCTAATGCTACAGTAGCTGAATCAGGTTTGTTGGCAGACagtaaaaaattgaaaaatgaaatggtAACAGCTGGTAAACAGCTTCTTGTGCAAACTGATCCCTTGGACCAGTATGCAGATGTTGGAACAGAAACTGGTATTAGAGACGAATGCTACACCGAAAGCTG GCACTACAAAACTGCCACGGACATCAATGAAGTTagcaaggaggaggaggaagagggtgTCAGCCTGATGGACAACAACTCTCCAGACCTCACAGCATCAAA CCCCAAGCCAAAATTTCAACCATCTACTGGTTCAGACATAGATGTGAATGCATATGCTGCAGAGTGTGCTCAACGAGTTCAACGG GTACGAAAAATGTGGAAGAGTATTGAACATTTCATTGAGAGTACGGCTGAACAGCGAGAGATAGTCTCCTCTGTCATAAACAGGACACAACAGCGTTGTGTCATTGATGCAGCAGATATAAAAGTCAGTGTTCCACATTTCCTGCTCAAAGAATGTGAGCTGGAAATAAGAAGG CGACAAGTAGACAACATATATGAGGGTGGGCAGCTCAATCTTCTGAGCCTTTTGCACCTTTGGAACCAGGCCCTGATTATGTACATAAATTACCTACAATCAG TGGGGCTGAGAGATCTGAGCAATGAAGCTGCTCACCTGAAAACACAGAAAGCTGCATTACAAGCTTACATTTCCAATGCTGCTTCATTAAG CAACCAGAGTGCACTCAGGGAGTCGGTGAAGAGCATGGTGTTGGTTGTTGCAGCTGGCTTTGTGCTAGAGGTTCTCCT ACAGTTTCACAGTGGAACAATA CTGTCCCAGGGCCTTGGTCTCCAAGCACCATCTCCTCCTGTGACTTTTGACCCACCAGAAGGCCACAGTGGAACAACCCCAACAGGACAATTATTAAGACTGACTCCAGAATACG aGAACACCCCTGAGGCTGCCATGAGCATTGCTAAGGCAATCTCAACATCATCCCGCAGGAACATAGCGAAAGAGTTTCATCCAACAGCTTTTGGCCTTGAAACACAGAACACTAGTAGCAACAATTCCAACAG gttTCCCCAGGAAGAGATGACTTCACAAAGAGAATCACGTGTTCCATCAGCAAAACAAGGAAGTCAACACCCCCATTCAGTGTCCAAAATGCAGTCAttaccacaaaataaaaatacaaaacttctcAAAGGGAAGAGCACTACTTTGCAACCAAGAatcatcagacatgtcagtcgGCAGAGAGTGACAGACAACTTTCCTGCAAAGCAT AAAGGGACTCCGAAGGTGAGGCCATCCTCCTACAGACAGCAACAACCTCTGGCCAGTACACCAGAGAAAAAGCGACCAGGGGAAGCTAGCAACTCTGTCAAGGTTTTGCATTCATCAAGAGATGatctttttaaagtcaagaaCAACAAGAGTGATAATGCACACAACTTACTTATTGATAAG GTTGTTAATGCAGTCATGCAAGAAGATAAAGGACATAAAAATCATCTGCAGGATCCTGTAATACTTTCCACTTTTTCGCCATCTCTTGTTAAAGACCAGAGTGCAG CAGAAGAAGATCATTTCAAAGTTGGAGCATCACCTTCACAGGACCCTTTTTCAACACCTAAAAATACACCTAGATTTTCAGGGTCTCGCACAAAACTCCAGCAGCAGGAAGCTACATCCAACCACACATCCTTCAGCCATCAAACTGATGCAGAAGACTGGAATGTAGAGAATCCTACTATAGCATTTG AGCAGAATGCCTTTCTTAAACATGACTTGATTCACCGCAGCCCTCTGGAGCAGGATATACGGCGTATGTGGCAGGATATGATCACTGACACTG AGAGAGCTGGGTCTGACGTCAGTTCAGAGAAGCTGATGGAAGACAATCTGCCTCCTGATGTGACTTCACCCACTGTGACatctttaaataaaagctttgtAAAGACTGGCAGTTCCATATCTTCAGGCACCAGCAGATCATGTCTGTGGTCTCCTGCTCATTCTTCATCCTCTGGAGAAGATCACCCaaacttcattaaaattaatgagaaagatgatgtcACACCACATTCTTCCTTCCTTGCTGTGGCAGTTAAAGAAATGTCAACCAAAAATGTAGTGGACTTGGACACAGATGATCCAGTTCTTGATGACACTTTGATAGGCAAAGGAGTGCTCTTTTCCACTTCATTTGATGAAGATTCCTTGGAAGGAGTGAATTATGCTGAGCAGGTTAACACCTGGGAAGAACTTACATCAGCTTTGTATGAAGCAGCAGAGGACCTTGGAGCTGAATCAGAGGGAAAAGATGAAGACCTCAAGTCTTTTGATGTGACGGATCTGTTTCCAGAGAAATCTTCTAATGCCACAGTAACTGAATCAGGTTTGTTGGCAGACagtaaaaaattgaaaaatgaaatggtAACAGCTGGTAAACAGCTTCTTGTGCAAACTGATCCTACTTTGGACAAGTATGCAGATCTTGGAACAGAAACTGGTATTAGAGATGAATGTACACCGAAGCCTGGTCAGACACTTCAACAGTCTGATACCAGATCATATTCAGCTAACACAGTTTCTCAAGATGCATCTaaaaattttccaaaaaattaTGTAAGCGATGAAGGCGAAGATGTTGAGCTGGCAAGAACCAGTTCTCTAGTCATAAGCAGCTCCACAGCAAAAAGTGCCTCAGAACTTGACAAATCATCAGCTGGCCAAGTACACAACTCACTAACCAAAGACTCGGCCATAAAGAAAGTTGAGTTTACTTCCCATGCATCCAGTTTGCCTACTGCCCCAGCAGTCTCTTGTCTTGATGACTTACCTGATGACAGTTCTCATCAAGTTTCAAGTTTGTGGGCATTGGATGATTCTTTCACACCTTTACAGTCTGGTTTGCTTTTGGAAGGAAAATCTCCAATGAGATGCCAGGcacaacaaataaatgtgtgCCTGCCAGCGAGTAGTGGGGAAAGTACTAAGACTGCACCCGAGTTTGAGCTCTCTAGTGATGGAGATGACAAAGACATAATGGCCCGTGTGAGCAAACTCCGACTGATGGCTGCCCAGGCACTACAAAACTGCCAGGACATCAATGAAGTTAGCaaggatgaggaggaagagggtgTCAGCCTGAATGGAGCAACAACTCTCCAGACCTCACAGCATCAAAGTGAATTTGTGGGGAAAG ATAATAGCCACTACAGTGCTTCAGATCATCTGGATATATTTG ACCAAGATGACTCTGTTCTTCTACCCGCTTCACCATCTTGA